GGGAATGTGGTTGCAGATGACGAGGGCTTCGACGGCCTCCTGGAGCGTGCTAAACTCCAAATGGCCGGACGAACTTTTTTCACctgtcaaaaaataattaaaaaacaaaattaataaaaacgaACAAGCAACGAATAAATTTATGATCGTACTCTTGTTCTGCAGGAGCCGGATATCGGCGGGGAAAGCCGTTCCGTTCTCTTCGAAAACTTTGCGCAGGTCCTCCTCGGTGAGGCCGGGCGGAGTGTTGTAGAAGTGGAGGACTTTGCAAGGCGGCTGCAGTCGATTTTTCGAGGCCATGTCAGAGTTGAGGAAGCGATTGTTCTTGCTGTTGACGAAACTCTTGAAGGAAGGCGTCCCGTCCGGCAGGTCGTACGGCATCGACACGTCCGCCAAAAAGGCCTGTTTGGAATAACTGCAAataaaccccccaaaaaataaataaataaactcaAAGTCATCgattaaataaagaaataaatggatGACTTCATACTTGACGTTCATTTTCGTGTTGAAGAAATCCAGGCCGTTGAGGTAAAAAATGGCCCGGTCGACCGAAGGGGCATCGCCCATCTGAACCATAGCCGAGCCTTCTTTGGTTTTGAGAAATTTTATCTACAAAATTTTGgtcaaaaatgaatcaaatttgatatttACAAAGAatccatttaaatttaaaatttactttaaagACGTTTCCGTAGAGACAGAGGAGATTAAAGAGCCGGTCGGCGTTCATCTTCTCCATGTTGAGACCGTAGACCATGAGGACGGCGCCTTCTTGGGGGCCGTCAGTGGCGTCCACGACACCCCGCGAGCCCCGGCTCTGGACGGGCGGACCGCCGGGTTGACCGCCAAACCTCTGGCCGGGAGCTCTGCCGCCTCCAATGGACCGTGACGGCTCACCACCGAACCGCCCGCCAGCCCCGCCGGCACTTTCCTCGTAGTCGAACCTCGGCGTGGCGCCGTCACGCCCCTGCCGGACACCGAATCCGTTCTCGTGTCGTTCCGCCGTCCGTCCATACTCGGGTGATCCCCCTATTAACATTAATATCAATAATAAACGCCCCTGAATTTATTTggatttaaatgatttaaaacattctTACGGAATCCCTGAGGTCCGCCAGCAGGTTCCGGTAATAACGGTGCTGGCCTCTGTCTTTGTGAATCTGCAACATCACGAATGTAATTAGAACGttactaaataaataaacatcaTCATCGGGTGGCACCTTCCCACCCAAacccaaataaataaataaatcaaaatgactGGGCAACCATTTTAGTGGGcggacattttgaaaaaaaaaaaaatacctgcTCCCGGTGTAGGTGTCGTGTAATCCCACGTCTCTGAATCGTTTTTGTGGACATTCAACCTGGTTGGCTAATttccaaaaatagaaaaaaattaatgaaacagacaacaaaaaatattaaaaattccaaaaattaaattttttttttcaaaaacatccaCGCCATCCGCTAAACGTGCGGCGGAGGTTTCGTGAACTGGGACTGAGAGACGGAAGCGACCAAGATAACGtgagggggagagaaaaaagaaagaagtttaGACGACAGAGACGGATGTAAATGGGGTCAGGTATAAGCTAAAAATAGCCCGTCTCCATAGCATTTTCGTGATGCTCTCCCGCTCAATCCTCCCTCCACACCCAttgcacagagagagagagacgaagaaTGTCAACATTTCAATAAGGTGGCCCGGgtagaaaataataagaagaaaagtttaaaaaaggaaaaataaacgccaaagaatttttcagagagaggggagaggtAGAGACGATAATGCTTTGCTGGCTGCCGGCCAgcaaagatggaaaaaaatagtCGACAGTGGATGAGTGACGACCTGATATCTAAGCGAATATCTTTCACAGGATCTAGcaggaagaacaaaaaaaaaaaaaaaaataaattttaaaatgcaagTGGAAATTCTAACCTTAGCGTATTCGATTTTCAAGGTGCAGCAGCCGGAATAAATGTCAGCTCCATCTAGACCTTCTTTGGCAGCCCTTGCCATATCCACATTGGCAAACGTGCAAATTCATTAGTCGAGTTAAGGACATTttccaaacttaaaaaaaattaaaaaatctaaaaaaattaattccggATTGAAAAGGATATTCGACCATGGCTTGGACGCCGTGTTTCTTGAAGATGACGATGCGTAGGACTTCTCCAAAGGCCTGGGTGATGGTGTGCAGCACATCCTagtagagaaagagaaagacaagacggaaacaaaaaatatataagacaGTAGAcgaaggtttttctttctagttttgtttttagattggCGTGTTTcgtcaaaaaagaataacatttgTGTCGGCATGTTTCATGTCTGTCAACACACTGGCCCgtgttatatatatagtatgaCTTATTTCTCTGCTCAACAGGtatatgatttttaaattagattgAAGAAATTAGATTCTCTCTGGCAGAGATGGAATATAGTGGACAGTGTTTGGTTGGTGGGGAGTCTTTTTTGGCTATCGTTTTAacatttgtgtttgttgtttgggttttttgttttgttacatGTGATGGTCAACTTACCACTGTGATTGGGTAGACCGGGTTCACGATGGTGAACAGCAAGATGTGGTTCTCGGGAAAGTCCCTATTGTATAGAACAAGTTGCAACACCGTAATCAAGTGTGACATGTCTGACGAAACAATCAAATGTTTTCTGCGTGTCCCCCACAAGAATGCCAAAGCTCATTCTTCCTGGCCGTTAATGCAATGATCCATGTTTTGCGAATAAAAGAAAGTGTCAATGTATAcagagagaggaaaaatgCTTTctgacggtggtggtggtaatgGTGCTGGTTGTGTCGATGGTTGTGGTGACAAGCTGAGTGGCTCAAAGTTATACATTACGACAGATATGGAAAACAGCAACTGGCTCTTACTTCTTTTTGAATCCTCCGTCCTCCTCCTTGAACTCCCAGCCACCTCCACGCTCTCCACCATACCAGTTCTGTGGCtcaacaagagagagaaaagaaacagaaacaaaaattagaaatataAGCACATGAGCTGAATCCTTGTCAAAGCTCAGCACACATTAgacaagagagagacagaaatGGGCAGCTGGATTGTTACATGGGGCAACATTTCTGGATGGACCGCACAGCTGCTAGTTGGACGTCAGTCGTGTGCTAATCCCGGCCTGTCATGCGAGGTTTCGCCGACTTGTCACAACTGATcgatttcaaacttttt
This window of the Daphnia pulex isolate KAP4 chromosome 5, ASM2113471v1 genome carries:
- the LOC124193396 gene encoding heterogeneous nuclear ribonucleoprotein L-like isoform X2, which codes for MLPHVTIQLPISVSLLSNNWYGGERGGGWEFKEEDGGFKKKDFPENHILLFTIVNPVYPITVDVLHTITQAFGEVLRIVIFKKHGVQAMVEFANVDMARAAKEGLDGADIYSGCCTLKIEYAKPTRLNVHKNDSETWDYTTPTPGADSQRQRPAPLLPEPAGGPQGFRGSPEYGRTAERHENGFGVRQGRDGATPRFDYEESAGGAGGRFGGEPSRSIGGGRAPGQRFGGQPGGPPVQSRGSRGVVDATDGPQEGAVLMVYGLNMEKMNADRLFNLLCLYGNVFKIKFLKTKEGSAMVQMGDAPSVDRAIFYLNGLDFFNTKMNVNYSKQAFLADVSMPYDLPDGTPSFKSFVNSKNNRFLNSDMASKNRLQPPCKVLHFYNTPPGLTEEDLRKVFEENGTAFPADIRLLQNKSEKSSSGHLEFSTLQEAVEALVICNHIPLSGANVKWPYTTKLCFSTPRPGQAEQTQ
- the LOC124193396 gene encoding heterogeneous nuclear ribonucleoprotein L-like isoform X3; translation: MLPHNWYGGERGGGWEFKEEDGGFKKKDFPENHILLFTIVNPVYPITVDVLHTITQAFGEVLRIVIFKKHGVQAMVEFANVDMARAAKEGLDGADIYSGCCTLKIEYAKPTRLNVHKNDSETWDYTTPTPGADSQRQRPAPLLPEPAGGPQGFRGSPEYGRTAERHENGFGVRQGRDGATPRFDYEESAGGAGGRFGGEPSRSIGGGRAPGQRFGGQPGGPPVQSRGSRGVVDATDGPQEGAVLMVYGLNMEKMNADRLFNLLCLYGNVFKIKFLKTKEGSAMVQMGDAPSVDRAIFYLNGLDFFNTKMNVNYSKQAFLADVSMPYDLPDGTPSFKSFVNSKNNRFLNSDMASKNRLQPPCKVLHFYNTPPGLTEEDLRKVFEENGTAFPADIRLLQNKSEKSSSGHLEFSTLQEAVEALVICNHIPLSGANVKWPYTTKLCFSTPRPGQAEQTQ
- the LOC124193396 gene encoding heterogeneous nuclear ribonucleoprotein L-like isoform X1, which gives rise to MAAHGTNGRAPKRPRTDQQQDNAQRNWYGGERGGGWEFKEEDGGFKKKDFPENHILLFTIVNPVYPITVDVLHTITQAFGEVLRIVIFKKHGVQAMVEFANVDMARAAKEGLDGADIYSGCCTLKIEYAKPTRLNVHKNDSETWDYTTPTPGADSQRQRPAPLLPEPAGGPQGFRGSPEYGRTAERHENGFGVRQGRDGATPRFDYEESAGGAGGRFGGEPSRSIGGGRAPGQRFGGQPGGPPVQSRGSRGVVDATDGPQEGAVLMVYGLNMEKMNADRLFNLLCLYGNVFKIKFLKTKEGSAMVQMGDAPSVDRAIFYLNGLDFFNTKMNVNYSKQAFLADVSMPYDLPDGTPSFKSFVNSKNNRFLNSDMASKNRLQPPCKVLHFYNTPPGLTEEDLRKVFEENGTAFPADIRLLQNKSEKSSSGHLEFSTLQEAVEALVICNHIPLSGANVKWPYTTKLCFSTPRPGQAEQTQ
- the LOC124193396 gene encoding heterogeneous nuclear ribonucleoprotein L-like isoform X4, which codes for MVEFANVDMARAAKEGLDGADIYSGCCTLKIEYAKPTRLNVHKNDSETWDYTTPTPGADSQRQRPAPLLPEPAGGPQGFRGSPEYGRTAERHENGFGVRQGRDGATPRFDYEESAGGAGGRFGGEPSRSIGGGRAPGQRFGGQPGGPPVQSRGSRGVVDATDGPQEGAVLMVYGLNMEKMNADRLFNLLCLYGNVFKIKFLKTKEGSAMVQMGDAPSVDRAIFYLNGLDFFNTKMNVNYSKQAFLADVSMPYDLPDGTPSFKSFVNSKNNRFLNSDMASKNRLQPPCKVLHFYNTPPGLTEEDLRKVFEENGTAFPADIRLLQNKSEKSSSGHLEFSTLQEAVEALVICNHIPLSGANVKWPYTTKLCFSTPRPGQAEQTQ